The Salvelinus alpinus chromosome 3, SLU_Salpinus.1, whole genome shotgun sequence genome segment gcataaataacacattttaaaTCCCAAATACATGTCATCCTACACACAAAACAGTTGAGGGCAATTTAAAGTGAAAAGTCTCATTATTTCAAATTGTTATCAAATAGGCTATCAATAACCTTTGTTCAAGGATGGGAATTAAGCCATTTTTTAACCATACTATTGTTCAAAATATTCAAGGCATCTGGCTGTTGAGTCATAATTCATTCAACACAAACAGTTATGGTCTTTTCAGAGTCGGCCTTCCTTATCGATATACATGGGCGTGGTCTGAAAGGTCACAGGAACAGTCACTGGAATCGTCACCGGTATAGTCAGACAAATTGCACCAGGTTCAAGAGTAGACGAGGAAACTTCAATGGGTGGAGGTGGCGAGGGAAGAGGCTCTgtgtgtgcaatgtgtgtgtcagagaggggGAAGGTGGGCAGAGGGTCGCGGTGGGTGCGTAAGTGCTTGCGGAGATAGGCGGCAAACAGAAAAGCTTTGCTGCAGTGGGGGCAGACGTGGTTGCGGTTGGTCGAGTGAATCCGCTGGTGTTTCCGCAACCCAGCTTTGTTGAGGAAACCTTTGCCGCAGCTGTCGCAGACGTGGGGTCGCGGTTTGGGGTGCATCTTCTCGTGGGCTTGCAGGTCAGACAGCAGTACAAACTCCTCCCGGCAGGTGGCGCATACGTGTGGGCCCATGGGCAGGGGGGCCACGGTGGTGGAAAGAGGGGAGACGGTGTGAAGAGCCTCATGGGCCTGAACCTCCTCCCAGGTCCCAAAGGTGACGTCACAGTGTGAACAGGAGAACTGGGGGAGGGAGGTGTGAGCGAGGAAGACTGCTGCAACTGTCTCAGGTACCGCCTGCTGCGGTAGCAGCGCAGGCCTCTCAGCCAGGTGAGTGCGCTCGTGCTTCCGTAGGCTGGAGGAGACCACGAACGACTTGAAGCACAGGTCACATTTGAATGGGCGCTCGCCGGAGTGCACCCTGCGGTGCTTGTTGAGACTGGAGCGCTCGGCAAAGGACTTGCCGCACTCCGTGCAGGAGAAGGGCCGCAGCCCTGTGTGCACCAGCATGTGACGCCGCAGGTCCCAGGACGCCACAAACGCCTTGTCGCAGCTCTGACACTTGTAGGGCCGCTGCCCGGAGTGCACCCGCTGATGCACGGCCAGGTCGGCAGGCTGCCGGAATCTCTTGGCACACTTGTCACAGGGGTAGGGCTTGAACCCTGAATGGGCCCTCTGGTGCCGGCGGAAACTGGAGGGGTCTGAAAACATCTTCCCACACTGCGGGCAGAGGAATGGCTTCTCACCCGAGTGAGTGCGCAGGTGAGACTGATAGGAGGAGAGCTGAGTGAAGCCTTTGCCACACTGCTCACACTGGTAGGGTTTGCTCTGGGAGTGAATGCGGAGGTGACAAGCCAGGGAGGAGGAACGGGAGAAAGCCTTGCCGCAGTCTGAACACAGGtagggcttctctcctgtgtgagacCGTTCATGGTTCTTCAGGTCTTTCAGCTCAGTGTACGTCTTCCCACACTTATCACAGGAGTAGGGCCGATGGCCCTGGTGGTTGCGCCTGTGCTTCCGGTAAACAGAGGGGTCGGCAAAGCTCTTCCCGCACTCGGCACAAAAATAGGGCTTCTCCCCCGTGTGAGAGCGCAGGTGCACCTTCAGCTTGGACAGAGTGGGGTAGCTCTTGGAGCAATGGGGGCAGGAATATGGCCGCTCGCCGCTGTGCTGCGTCATGTGAATACGCAGGCATATGGCCTGCATGAAGGTCTTGCCGCATTCGGTGCAGACaaaaggct includes the following:
- the znf668 gene encoding zinc finger protein 668 gives rise to the protein MASPQPGSPPPTEQDTPLAEPSEESKELEVEVPPVKKRGKGRPPKKSKHSFKCSACQEAFSSPLALRSHKLSAHSKEQQEQKQHPCSQCSKTFPSRAQLSKHQRSHSAQRPFQCDQCHKAYKTPTELRNHSRSHTGEKPFVCTECGKTFMQAICLRIHMTQHSGERPYSCPHCSKSYPTLSKLKVHLRSHTGEKPYFCAECGKSFADPSVYRKHRRNHQGHRPYSCDKCGKTYTELKDLKNHERSHTGEKPYLCSDCGKAFSRSSSLACHLRIHSQSKPYQCEQCGKGFTQLSSYQSHLRTHSGEKPFLCPQCGKMFSDPSSFRRHQRAHSGFKPYPCDKCAKRFRQPADLAVHQRVHSGQRPYKCQSCDKAFVASWDLRRHMLVHTGLRPFSCTECGKSFAERSSLNKHRRVHSGERPFKCDLCFKSFVVSSSLRKHERTHLAERPALLPQQAVPETVAAVFLAHTSLPQFSCSHCDVTFGTWEEVQAHEALHTVSPLSTTVAPLPMGPHVCATCREEFVLLSDLQAHEKMHPKPRPHVCDSCGKGFLNKAGLRKHQRIHSTNRNHVCPHCSKAFLFAAYLRKHLRTHRDPLPTFPLSDTHIAHTEPLPSPPPPIEVSSSTLEPGAICLTIPVTIPVTVPVTFQTTPMYIDKEGRL